From the Drosophila suzukii chromosome 2 unlocalized genomic scaffold, CBGP_Dsuzu_IsoJpt1.0 scf_2c, whole genome shotgun sequence genome, one window contains:
- the LOC139354434 gene encoding uncharacterized protein, whose translation MAVDVQKVVKECEVCKITKTANKNDRPPMGEQRVTERDGQRLFIDFMAVETCRDMHAAEVIKFLETKIFHQYGVPEFIHSDNGKQFVSQIFGELMNRYGIRHVKTGLPASERG comes from the exons ATGGCTGTAGATGTCCAAAAAGTAGTGAAAGAATGCGAGGTCTGCAAGATCACCAAGACAGCCAACAAAAATGACCGACCACCCATGGGAGAACAGCGGGTTACGGAGCGGGATGGCCAAAGGTTGTTCATCGACTTTATGG CCGTTGAGACATGCAGAGACATGCATGCTGCAGAAGTCATCAAATTCCTGGAGaccaaaattttccatcaatatGGGGTCCCCGAGTTCATACACTCGGACAACGGCAAGCAGTttgtgtctcaaatttttggcgAGCTAATGAACCGCTACGGTATTCGACACGTAAAGACTGGACTCCCCGCAAGCGAACGCGGCTGA